One Phycisphaerae bacterium genomic window carries:
- a CDS encoding chitobiase/beta-hexosaminidase C-terminal domain-containing protein, which yields MMCRAGTSLTWIVAILGASQCAGDTLVTPAPDLTQQPTLYVVGYSHLDTQWLWCYPQVIREMIPKTMHEGFAAIEKYPHFILNFSGANRYRMMKEYFPADYERVKQYIAAGRWFPCGSSMEECDVNATGAESIIRQVLYGNQYFRREFGQASAEFMLPDCFGFPASLPSLLGHCGLKGFSTQKLTWGSAVGIPFNVGVWEGLDGTKLPAALNALSYNGDIETDLSADPKWIKRIDENGKRSGLYVDYHYYGVGDVGGAPRQVALEGLEKSVAGTGPVRVVSATADRMFLDLPADRLDKLPHYQGDLLLTEHSAGSITSQAYMKRWNHKNELLADAAERAAVLAEWLGGPAYPRQRLLDAWTLVMGGQFHDILPGTSLPKAYEYSWNDELLALNQFASVLDSSVGAIAAGLDTQAKGAALVVYNPLSIDREDVVEARVMLDGAPPKAVQVLGPDGKTVPAQILSAEPGALRILFLARVPAVGFAVYDVQPTEAEPAADAALRVADTGLENARYRVTLDANGDVAGIFDKRASRELLSGPARLAFLYDKPGAWPAWNMDWVDLRRPPVAHVDGPAQIRVVERGPVRVALEIVRDSQNSHFVQTIRLAAGDAGERIEFASTIDWQSREMCLKAVFPLAVANPQATYNWEVGTLQRGNNDPRKYEVPTHGWFDLTGATSDYGVTVLSDCKFGSDKPDDQTLRLTLLRTPGTRGDFLDQATQDWGRHEILYGLAGHQGDWRTAQTDWQALRLSQPPLVFQTAAHPGPLGRQFALLKVNHPRVRVLAVKKAEEGDEVIVRLVELNGQTAKDVRVSLPAPIVAAREVDGQERPVGTANVVNGELVTDFTGYRLRSFALKLGPAPTQLPATKAQPLALTFDRCVTSRDGTATMGGFDGEGRCYPAEMVPTEIAYRGLPFRFGPADGQPNAITAGGQSLALPAGAFNRVYVLAAASGEREAEFAVDGQPARRTIQDWGGYIGQWDNRIWEGVPADPSYDWPYKLLGVQPAYVRPAPVAWFCSHRHAADGQNEPYAYSYVFAYAFDLPAGAKRLTLPNDPKIAVFAATAAFDGGAGTYPAQPLLDELKRDALPLPRIAPHGGKFTDNTLITLERPLFGGAGVLRYTLDGSEPTPNSPEYMAPVRLYTDTVVKARFFENQGPGGTVAEAHFQVQDTTAPQIQDVVAFTWSPEVSLLFSEELERSSAENTENYEVSGGLKLQSVTLAPDGRRVNLLLSAAPTDTDCGLTVSGVRDLAPAGNAVAKVSRKIAGLRPVVHAAQEVLDGAGDGVELPLGEGAPTRATDPWTINAWLWIDEQPGDFTIIAGFGSGHGPLGTERYLTKFPHGFHFWGSNVDVPAGVKLETGRWQMLTATFDGGVLKLFQDGRELVSTEITLADAEPVAKLGPPPAWSYGHRVAGKVAGFTLWSRALPPASVAALHRLGPEATIP from the coding sequence ATGATGTGCCGAGCGGGCACGAGCCTGACCTGGATTGTGGCGATACTGGGGGCTTCGCAGTGCGCGGGGGACACGCTCGTGACACCGGCGCCCGATCTCACTCAACAGCCCACCCTGTACGTGGTCGGCTATTCGCACCTGGACACGCAGTGGCTGTGGTGCTACCCGCAGGTGATCCGGGAGATGATCCCGAAGACCATGCACGAGGGCTTCGCGGCGATCGAGAAATACCCGCACTTCATCCTCAACTTCAGCGGAGCCAACCGCTACCGGATGATGAAGGAGTACTTCCCCGCGGACTACGAACGGGTGAAGCAATACATCGCCGCAGGGCGCTGGTTCCCCTGCGGCTCCTCGATGGAGGAGTGCGACGTCAACGCTACCGGGGCGGAGTCCATCATCCGCCAGGTGCTCTACGGCAACCAGTACTTCCGCCGGGAGTTCGGCCAGGCCAGCGCCGAGTTCATGCTGCCGGACTGCTTCGGTTTCCCGGCGTCGCTGCCGAGCCTGCTGGGCCATTGTGGCCTGAAGGGCTTCTCGACGCAGAAGCTCACGTGGGGTTCCGCGGTTGGCATCCCCTTCAACGTGGGTGTCTGGGAGGGGCTGGACGGGACGAAGCTGCCCGCGGCGCTGAATGCGCTGAGCTACAACGGCGACATCGAGACTGACCTCAGCGCCGATCCGAAGTGGATCAAGCGGATCGACGAAAACGGCAAACGTTCGGGCCTGTACGTGGACTATCACTACTACGGCGTGGGCGACGTGGGCGGCGCCCCGCGCCAGGTCGCGCTCGAAGGGCTGGAGAAGTCCGTCGCCGGCACCGGCCCCGTGCGGGTCGTCTCGGCCACGGCCGACCGGATGTTCCTCGATCTGCCCGCCGACCGCCTGGACAAGCTGCCGCACTACCAGGGCGACCTGCTGCTGACCGAGCACTCCGCCGGCTCGATCACATCGCAGGCCTACATGAAGCGCTGGAACCACAAGAACGAGTTGCTGGCCGACGCGGCCGAGCGCGCGGCCGTGCTCGCGGAATGGCTCGGCGGACCGGCGTACCCGCGTCAGCGCCTGCTCGACGCGTGGACGCTCGTGATGGGCGGGCAGTTCCACGACATCCTGCCGGGCACGTCGCTGCCGAAAGCGTATGAGTACTCGTGGAATGACGAGCTGCTGGCGCTCAACCAGTTTGCCAGCGTGCTCGACAGCTCCGTGGGCGCGATTGCCGCCGGTTTGGATACGCAGGCCAAGGGCGCGGCGCTGGTGGTCTACAACCCGCTGTCCATCGACCGCGAGGACGTGGTCGAGGCGCGCGTGATGCTCGACGGCGCGCCGCCCAAGGCCGTGCAGGTGCTCGGCCCCGACGGCAAGACGGTGCCGGCGCAGATCCTGAGCGCGGAGCCCGGCGCTCTGCGCATCTTGTTCCTGGCGCGCGTGCCGGCGGTGGGTTTCGCCGTGTATGACGTGCAACCGACCGAAGCCGAGCCAGCGGCGGATGCGGCGCTGCGGGTCGCCGACACCGGGCTGGAAAACGCGCGCTACCGTGTGACGCTCGATGCCAATGGTGACGTGGCCGGCATCTTCGACAAGCGTGCCAGCCGCGAGCTGCTCAGCGGGCCGGCCCGGCTGGCGTTTCTGTACGACAAGCCCGGGGCGTGGCCGGCCTGGAACATGGACTGGGTGGACCTGCGCCGGCCGCCGGTCGCGCACGTGGACGGCCCGGCCCAGATACGGGTCGTCGAACGCGGCCCGGTGCGGGTCGCGCTCGAAATCGTCCGCGACAGTCAGAACTCGCATTTCGTGCAGACGATTCGGCTGGCCGCCGGCGACGCGGGCGAGCGCATCGAGTTTGCCAGCACGATCGACTGGCAGAGCCGCGAGATGTGCCTGAAGGCGGTCTTTCCGCTGGCGGTCGCGAATCCGCAGGCGACGTACAACTGGGAAGTCGGCACGTTGCAGCGCGGCAACAACGACCCGCGCAAGTACGAAGTGCCGACGCACGGCTGGTTCGATCTGACGGGGGCGACTAGCGACTACGGCGTCACGGTCCTTTCAGACTGCAAGTTCGGCTCGGACAAGCCGGACGACCAGACACTGCGCCTGACGCTGCTGCGCACGCCGGGCACGCGCGGCGACTTTTTGGACCAAGCCACGCAGGACTGGGGCCGGCACGAGATCCTGTACGGTCTGGCGGGCCACCAGGGCGACTGGCGCACCGCGCAGACCGACTGGCAGGCCCTGCGGCTCAGCCAGCCGCCGCTCGTGTTTCAGACGGCAGCGCACCCCGGTCCGCTCGGCCGGCAGTTCGCGCTGCTGAAGGTGAATCACCCGCGCGTGCGCGTGCTGGCCGTGAAGAAGGCGGAGGAGGGCGACGAAGTCATCGTACGGCTCGTGGAGCTGAACGGGCAGACGGCGAAGGACGTGCGTGTGTCGCTGCCGGCGCCAATCGTGGCGGCCCGCGAGGTGGACGGTCAGGAGCGGCCGGTGGGTACGGCCAACGTCGTAAACGGGGAGCTCGTCACGGATTTCACCGGCTATCGCCTGCGCAGTTTCGCGCTCAAGCTGGGGCCGGCGCCGACGCAGTTGCCGGCGACGAAGGCGCAGCCGCTGGCGCTGACGTTTGATCGCTGCGTGACCAGCCGCGATGGCACGGCAACCATGGGTGGTTTCGACGGGGAGGGCCGCTGCTATCCGGCGGAGATGGTCCCGACCGAGATCGCGTATCGCGGCCTTCCGTTCCGTTTCGGGCCGGCTGACGGCCAGCCCAACGCCATTACGGCTGGAGGACAGAGCCTCGCGCTGCCGGCGGGCGCGTTCAACCGCGTGTATGTGCTCGCGGCCGCCAGCGGCGAACGTGAAGCCGAGTTCGCCGTTGACGGGCAGCCGGCCCGGCGAACCATACAAGACTGGGGCGGCTACATTGGGCAGTGGGATAACCGGATCTGGGAGGGCGTGCCTGCAGACCCGTCGTACGACTGGCCCTACAAACTGCTGGGCGTGCAGCCGGCCTACGTGCGGCCCGCGCCGGTGGCGTGGTTCTGCTCGCACCGGCACGCGGCCGACGGCCAGAATGAGCCGTACGCCTACAGCTACGTGTTCGCCTACGCCTTTGATCTGCCGGCCGGCGCGAAGCGCCTCACGCTGCCGAACGATCCGAAGATCGCGGTGTTCGCGGCGACGGCGGCTTTCGACGGGGGTGCGGGCACGTATCCGGCACAGCCGCTGCTGGATGAGCTGAAGCGCGATGCCCTGCCGCTGCCGCGGATCGCGCCCCACGGTGGCAAGTTCACGGACAACACGCTCATCACGCTGGAGCGTCCGCTGTTTGGCGGCGCGGGTGTGCTACGCTACACGCTGGACGGCAGCGAGCCGACGCCAAACTCGCCGGAGTACATGGCACCTGTACGGTTGTACACTGACACCGTTGTGAAGGCACGCTTCTTCGAGAACCAGGGCCCGGGCGGCACCGTGGCCGAGGCACACTTCCAGGTTCAGGACACGACGGCCCCGCAGATTCAGGATGTCGTGGCGTTCACCTGGTCCCCGGAGGTCAGCCTGCTGTTCTCCGAGGAGCTGGAGCGCTCGTCGGCAGAGAACACGGAGAATTACGAGGTCTCCGGCGGTCTGAAGTTGCAGTCCGTCACGTTGGCGCCGGACGGCCGGCGAGTCAACCTGCTGCTCTCGGCGGCGCCGACTGACACGGATTGCGGCCTGACCGTCAGCGGTGTGCGCGATCTGGCGCCCGCCGGCAACGCGGTGGCAAAGGTGAGCCGCAAGATCGCGGGGCTGCGCCCCGTGGTGCACGCGGCGCAGGAGGTGCTCGATGGGGCTGGCGACGGCGTCGAATTGCCGCTCGGTGAGGGCGCGCCCACGCGTGCAACGGACCCCTGGACGATCAACGCCTGGCTGTGGATCGACGAGCAGCCCGGCGACTTCACGATCATCGCGGGCTTCGGCAGCGGGCATGGGCCGCTCGGCACGGAGCGCTACCTGACGAAGTTCCCGCACGGCTTCCATTTCTGGGGTTCCAACGTGGACGTGCCCGCCGGCGTGAAGCTGGAAACCGGCCGGTGGCAAATGCTGACGGCCACCTTTGACGGCGGCGTGCTGAAGCTCTTCCAGGACGGGCGCGAGCTGGTGTCCACCGAGATCACCCTGGCCGACGCCGAGCCGGTCGCGAAACTCGGCCCGCCGCCGGCGTGGTCGTATGGCCATCGCGTTGCCGGCAAGGTCGCGGGCTTCACGTTGTGGAGTCGAGCGCTACCACCGGCGAGCGTCGCCGCACTGCATAGACTGGGGCCGGAGGCGACGATTCCGTAG
- a CDS encoding alpha-2-macroglobulin: MRSLLTVCLSGLVTCAGVPSLCAQPAAPAEARGYEALKARAEAFFAEGSFQKCNEVYAEASPLELPPADARWVRFRLADTLWRSQAATETADDTPYERARRELEALAGEVQRPEDRDQVWAEVQESLGDYCWRSPRSRDWQSGWQHYQGALEWWGWSADLATARVRYLAIVRKAVQPPGQEDWGDYWWYAQVPVNVLDNALKVSETPDDIAFAHFVLAMALRHHSTFAAQQRVPVEFEGALQAGKSTAWYDDALYAYAEWLASRGPAKPAKAGGFTNEPDYVQALGLFQRLTSEFKEGESQYWPRARDFSEQITAPNVYVSVGTAFLPDSLIQFDAGWRNVSEVTFNLYQVTLIEDADFTNKDAGEHGITVGGRPKLKTWTRAIEDKGDHRPGRDAITLAEPLPPGAYMIEIAAAHHSARALILVTDATLVLKTSGRQALAYVCNSYDGAPLAGASVLLWEYYDHDGQRQARSVRGTTDENGLVRLDLQFRDDWRNIYAAILAGDRQAFASTYASRHGQAEPKWRIYAFTDRPAYRPGDTLKWKLTARLYAAGQYSTPAGKQLKCVFEDGQGARLKEVQIELNAFGSAWGELPVTEKMALGEVSIRLLDGNKEIGAAELCRFEEYKLPEFKVTVETPKDEQGRPKVFRVGDRVEATLQAEYYFGGAVTNADVTVRIHQSPFQHSWSSPHDYPWFYEDPWEFRRWYRDDEQVIKEDKLKTDATGKATVVFETPANAERDFEYRIEARVADASRREIEAEGVVRVTRQKYYVYLTPAHNIYRPADKVVVEVRALDASQNPIPASGEIAVSRQRYVEIWLDPRNQEVRGDELQALIAGNRGCWPPVLKPGEAPWRLKFRGYEQDDIFTQPVQTDAEGRAEFTFQPERDGYYKVAWRSEDPGYDYIRAESFVWIATDATHQTGFRPGGVEIVIDKDTFRAGQTAAVMLTVPTNDRYVLFTVSAEDLLSYQLVHVTGNAKLLQLPITGQYVPNIYLGAVLVSGHQLFQDQKEVVVPPVEHFLTVEVQPDREIYEPQQEGTLTVRTKDCDGKPVAAEVALSLADESVFYIQQDLAGDPQPFFFGQKRDSGVRLAATAAQLAYRRLVHGPDGKVLDERALATPQPGEPAARMNQQAQYGFDVTQGLGDISSDWGMFGEGGGAGSGMFGQGEGSGGWARRGVYFAEMPAASERTLSLVSLGEPMTPALLRVPSSTEEQDGDGGIDYVPAASIQVRSDFRATAFWQPDVKTDADGVATVKVKYPDSVTAWQATARAATTGSQFGMATGKSRTRQPLIVRVQAPRFFLVGDTVTVSAVLNNNTDAPLKALPGLKAEGLSLEGWLRDGQLAAGEPAAVEVPAHGEQRVDWRIRVEQPGTAKLTALARGEKHADAMERSLPIFAHGIEQLVAKSGKVREGDVTVKLAIPAERQPDTTTLTVQVAPSLAVTMLDALPYLVDYPYGCTEQTMSRFLPAVITAKTLGDLGLSREIVANRLFGGMEHPASQPSDPNAEPSRGASLARLDEVVNQCLARLYDFQHADGGWSWWKGDATTPSDHFMTAYVVWGLALARDAGITVEDNVLKRAVAFLETKLVEEENAPDMQAWMLHALAVYDALSKTERGASQQRAYANILKQREKLNAYTRALLALCAHAFGKTDDARLLVRNFENGVQIDDRPDTSVIMEGVQQSHDAVLATAHWGADGVYYHWSEGGEEATAFMLRALLAIEPDHKLVEPVTNWLIKNRRGAQWRSTRDTAIVVLALNDYLRRSGELKPDVAYEVLVNGQSVAQQKVTPADVFAAPSRFVVDPKLIRDGDNEIRIRRTGGTSPLYFAAEARFVSLECPLQPTGNEIFVRRQYYRLAEKPTLLQGLVYQRVPLNDGDKIISGERVESVITLEAKNNYEYLVFEDLKPAGFEAVQVRSGEPCYAQELKSGIVERQFGTQTTAQRAAEEHLRRGATDHTGRSRWTHQELRDRKVAFFLDQLLEGVWELRYELRAEVPGEFHALPTIGYAMYVPELRCNGTEIRVQVDEP, encoded by the coding sequence ATGCGCTCTTTGCTGACGGTGTGTCTGTCCGGTCTCGTGACGTGCGCCGGCGTGCCCTCGCTATGCGCTCAGCCGGCCGCGCCGGCCGAGGCGCGCGGCTACGAGGCGTTGAAGGCCCGTGCCGAAGCGTTCTTCGCCGAGGGCTCATTTCAGAAGTGCAACGAGGTGTACGCAGAGGCCAGCCCGCTCGAGCTTCCACCGGCCGATGCGCGCTGGGTGCGTTTTCGCCTGGCGGACACGCTCTGGCGGTCGCAGGCGGCGACGGAAACGGCGGACGACACTCCGTATGAGCGCGCCCGGCGCGAGTTGGAAGCGCTGGCCGGGGAAGTTCAGCGGCCGGAGGACCGCGACCAGGTCTGGGCCGAGGTCCAGGAATCCCTGGGCGACTATTGCTGGCGCTCGCCGCGCTCCCGCGACTGGCAATCCGGCTGGCAGCATTACCAGGGGGCGCTGGAATGGTGGGGCTGGTCGGCGGACCTCGCCACGGCACGGGTGCGCTATCTGGCGATCGTGCGCAAGGCCGTGCAACCGCCGGGACAGGAAGACTGGGGCGACTACTGGTGGTACGCGCAGGTTCCCGTCAACGTGCTGGACAACGCGCTGAAGGTCAGCGAGACGCCCGACGACATCGCGTTTGCCCACTTCGTTCTGGCGATGGCGCTGCGCCACCACTCCACGTTTGCGGCGCAGCAGCGTGTGCCGGTCGAGTTCGAGGGTGCCCTCCAGGCGGGCAAGTCGACCGCGTGGTACGACGACGCGTTGTACGCCTACGCCGAGTGGCTGGCCAGCCGCGGCCCGGCGAAACCGGCGAAGGCGGGCGGCTTCACCAACGAACCCGATTACGTGCAAGCCCTCGGCCTGTTCCAGCGTCTGACCAGCGAGTTCAAGGAAGGGGAGTCGCAGTACTGGCCGCGCGCGCGGGACTTCAGCGAGCAGATCACGGCACCGAACGTGTACGTGTCGGTCGGCACGGCCTTCTTGCCGGACTCGTTGATTCAATTCGACGCCGGTTGGCGAAACGTGTCGGAAGTGACGTTCAACCTCTACCAGGTCACGCTGATCGAGGACGCCGACTTCACGAACAAGGACGCGGGCGAGCACGGCATCACGGTGGGCGGGCGCCCGAAGTTGAAGACCTGGACGCGGGCGATTGAGGACAAGGGGGATCACCGGCCCGGCCGCGACGCGATCACGCTCGCTGAGCCGCTGCCCCCGGGGGCCTACATGATCGAGATTGCCGCGGCGCATCACAGTGCCCGCGCGCTGATTCTTGTGACGGACGCCACATTGGTCCTGAAGACAAGCGGGCGGCAGGCGCTGGCGTACGTGTGCAATTCGTACGACGGGGCGCCGCTCGCCGGGGCGTCCGTGCTGCTGTGGGAGTACTACGACCATGACGGGCAGCGACAAGCCCGCAGTGTGCGCGGCACGACCGACGAAAACGGCTTGGTCCGTCTGGATCTGCAGTTCCGTGACGACTGGCGCAACATCTACGCCGCAATCCTCGCCGGTGACCGCCAGGCGTTCGCGAGCACGTATGCATCCCGCCATGGCCAAGCTGAACCCAAGTGGCGCATCTACGCCTTCACCGACCGTCCCGCCTACCGTCCGGGTGACACCCTGAAGTGGAAGCTCACGGCGCGCCTGTACGCTGCCGGCCAGTACTCCACGCCCGCCGGCAAGCAGCTCAAGTGCGTGTTCGAGGATGGCCAGGGCGCGAGGCTGAAGGAGGTGCAGATTGAGCTCAATGCGTTCGGCAGCGCCTGGGGCGAGCTGCCCGTGACCGAGAAGATGGCCCTTGGCGAGGTCAGCATCCGTCTGCTAGACGGCAATAAGGAGATCGGCGCGGCCGAGCTGTGCCGGTTCGAGGAATACAAGCTCCCGGAGTTCAAGGTCACGGTCGAGACGCCCAAGGACGAGCAGGGCCGGCCGAAGGTGTTCCGCGTCGGCGACCGGGTCGAGGCGACGCTCCAGGCGGAGTATTACTTTGGTGGCGCAGTCACCAACGCCGATGTGACCGTACGAATCCACCAATCGCCATTCCAGCATTCCTGGAGTTCGCCGCATGACTACCCCTGGTTCTACGAGGATCCGTGGGAGTTCCGCCGGTGGTACCGCGATGACGAGCAGGTCATCAAGGAAGACAAGCTCAAGACCGACGCGACCGGGAAGGCGACGGTCGTTTTCGAAACGCCGGCGAATGCGGAACGGGATTTCGAGTATCGCATCGAGGCCCGCGTTGCGGATGCGTCCCGGCGCGAGATTGAGGCCGAGGGTGTGGTCCGCGTCACGCGCCAGAAGTACTACGTGTACCTGACGCCCGCGCACAACATCTATCGCCCCGCGGACAAGGTGGTGGTCGAAGTGCGGGCGCTCGACGCCAGCCAGAACCCGATACCCGCGAGCGGGGAGATCGCCGTGTCGCGCCAGCGCTACGTCGAGATCTGGCTCGACCCGCGCAACCAGGAGGTGCGCGGCGACGAGTTGCAGGCCCTGATCGCGGGGAACCGGGGCTGCTGGCCGCCGGTGCTCAAACCGGGCGAGGCCCCGTGGCGGCTCAAGTTCCGCGGCTACGAGCAGGACGACATTTTCACGCAGCCGGTGCAGACGGACGCCGAGGGCCGGGCCGAGTTCACGTTCCAGCCGGAGCGCGACGGCTACTACAAGGTGGCCTGGCGCAGTGAGGACCCGGGCTACGACTACATCCGCGCCGAGAGCTTTGTCTGGATCGCGACCGACGCAACGCACCAGACCGGCTTTCGCCCCGGCGGCGTCGAGATCGTGATCGACAAGGACACGTTCCGCGCCGGCCAGACCGCCGCCGTCATGCTGACGGTGCCGACCAACGATCGTTACGTGCTGTTCACCGTCTCCGCCGAGGACCTGCTCAGCTACCAACTCGTCCACGTGACTGGCAACGCGAAGCTGCTGCAACTGCCGATCACCGGCCAGTACGTGCCGAACATCTACCTCGGCGCGGTGCTGGTGAGCGGCCACCAGCTCTTTCAGGATCAGAAGGAGGTCGTCGTCCCGCCGGTCGAGCACTTCCTGACGGTCGAGGTGCAGCCCGATCGCGAAATCTATGAGCCACAGCAGGAAGGCACGCTGACGGTGCGGACGAAGGACTGCGACGGCAAGCCTGTGGCGGCCGAGGTGGCGTTGAGTCTCGCGGATGAGTCCGTGTTCTACATCCAGCAGGACCTCGCCGGCGATCCGCAGCCGTTCTTCTTCGGGCAGAAGCGTGACAGCGGGGTCCGACTGGCCGCGACGGCGGCGCAGTTGGCTTACCGGCGGCTGGTGCACGGCCCGGACGGCAAGGTGCTGGACGAGCGCGCGCTCGCAACACCCCAGCCCGGCGAGCCGGCGGCGAGAATGAACCAGCAAGCTCAGTACGGATTCGACGTTACCCAGGGCTTGGGTGACATCTCCAGCGACTGGGGCATGTTTGGGGAAGGTGGGGGCGCGGGCTCGGGCATGTTTGGTCAAGGGGAGGGATCGGGTGGGTGGGCGCGCCGCGGGGTCTACTTCGCCGAGATGCCAGCGGCCAGTGAGCGCACTCTCTCTCTTGTGAGCTTGGGCGAGCCGATGACGCCCGCGCTGCTGCGAGTGCCAAGTTCCACTGAGGAGCAGGACGGCGATGGCGGTATCGATTACGTGCCCGCGGCCAGCATCCAGGTTCGCAGCGATTTTCGCGCGACGGCGTTCTGGCAGCCGGATGTCAAGACTGACGCCGACGGCGTCGCCACCGTGAAGGTCAAGTATCCCGACTCGGTCACGGCGTGGCAGGCCACGGCCCGCGCGGCGACCACCGGCAGCCAGTTCGGCATGGCCACGGGCAAGTCGCGTACGCGCCAACCGCTCATCGTTCGGGTTCAAGCGCCACGGTTCTTCCTCGTCGGCGATACGGTGACCGTCTCGGCGGTGCTTAACAACAACACGGACGCCCCGTTGAAGGCGCTGCCGGGACTGAAGGCCGAGGGGCTTAGCCTCGAGGGCTGGCTGCGCGATGGACAACTTGCTGCCGGCGAGCCCGCCGCGGTCGAAGTGCCCGCCCATGGCGAGCAGCGCGTCGATTGGCGCATTCGCGTCGAGCAGCCCGGCACCGCGAAATTGACCGCCCTGGCACGCGGCGAGAAACACGCCGACGCGATGGAACGCAGCCTCCCCATCTTCGCCCATGGCATCGAGCAACTCGTCGCCAAGTCCGGCAAGGTCCGCGAGGGCGACGTCACCGTGAAGTTGGCGATTCCAGCCGAGCGGCAGCCCGACACGACCACGCTCACAGTGCAGGTTGCACCCAGTCTCGCAGTGACCATGCTGGATGCGCTGCCGTACCTGGTCGATTACCCCTATGGCTGCACCGAGCAGACGATGAGCCGGTTCCTGCCGGCGGTCATTACCGCGAAGACGCTGGGCGACCTCGGCCTGTCGCGTGAGATCGTGGCCAACCGCCTCTTCGGCGGCATGGAACACCCGGCCAGCCAGCCGAGCGATCCGAACGCCGAGCCGTCGCGGGGCGCGTCGCTCGCGCGGCTCGACGAGGTGGTGAATCAGTGCCTCGCGCGGCTGTACGACTTCCAGCACGCCGACGGCGGCTGGAGCTGGTGGAAAGGCGACGCGACAACGCCGAGTGATCACTTCATGACAGCGTACGTCGTCTGGGGGCTGGCGCTGGCGCGCGACGCTGGGATTACCGTCGAGGACAACGTGCTCAAGCGTGCGGTTGCCTTCCTGGAAACAAAGCTCGTCGAGGAAGAGAACGCGCCAGACATGCAGGCGTGGATGCTCCACGCGCTGGCTGTTTATGACGCGCTGTCAAAGACTGAGCGGGGGGCGAGCCAGCAGCGCGCCTATGCCAACATCCTCAAGCAGCGCGAGAAGCTGAACGCCTACACGCGCGCCTTGCTGGCACTGTGCGCCCACGCGTTCGGGAAGACGGATGATGCCCGGCTGCTTGTGCGGAACTTCGAAAACGGCGTGCAGATCGACGATCGGCCGGACACGTCCGTGATCATGGAAGGTGTGCAGCAGTCACACGACGCCGTCCTGGCGACGGCCCACTGGGGTGCGGACGGCGTCTACTACCACTGGTCTGAGGGCGGCGAAGAGGCGACCGCGTTCATGCTGCGGGCGCTGCTGGCCATCGAGCCGGACCACAAGCTCGTCGAGCCGGTCACCAATTGGCTCATCAAGAACCGCCGCGGCGCCCAGTGGCGTAGCACGCGCGACACGGCGATCGTGGTCTTGGCGCTGAACGACTACCTGCGCCGGAGTGGCGAGCTCAAGCCGGACGTGGCCTACGAAGTGCTCGTGAACGGGCAGTCCGTTGCGCAGCAGAAGGTCACGCCGGCCGACGTTTTTGCCGCCCCCAGCCGGTTCGTCGTCGATCCGAAGCTGATCCGAGATGGCGACAACGAAATCCGGATTCGGCGCACCGGCGGCACGAGCCCATTGTACTTCGCCGCGGAGGCCCGCTTTGTCAGCCTGGAATGCCCGCTCCAGCCGACCGGCAACGAGATCTTCGTTCGCCGGCAGTACTACCGGCTCGCGGAAAAGCCGACACTGCTGCAGGGGCTGGTGTACCAGCGCGTGCCGCTCAATGACGGCGACAAGATCATCAGTGGCGAGCGGGTGGAGTCGGTCATCACGCTCGAAGCGAAGAACAATTACGAATATCTCGTGTTCGAGGATCTCAAGCCCGCGGGCTTCGAGGCGGTGCAGGTGCGCAGTGGTGAGCCGTGCTACGCGCAGGAATTGAAGAGCGGCATCGTCGAGCGCCAGTTCGGCACGCAGACAACCGCGCAGCGCGCTGCCGAGGAGCATCTGCGGCGCGGCGCTACGGACCACACCGGCCGCAGCCGCTGGACCCACCAGGAGCTGCGCGATCGCAAGGTGGCTTTCTTCCTGGACCAGCTACTGGAGGGCGTATGGGAGTTGCGCTACGAATTGCGCGCCGAGGTGCCGGGCGAATTCCACGCGCTGCCGACCATCGGTTACGCCATGTACGTTCCGGAGTTGCGCTGCAACGGCACCGAAATCCGGGTGCAGGTGGACGAGCCGTAG
- a CDS encoding radical SAM protein: protein MQHVFGPVASRRLGRSLGIDVVPYKTCTFDCVYCQLGRTTCQTIERQAWFTPDEILADVRRGLDARPDYVTIGGSGEPTLYAGLAELISELKRLTTTPVAVLTNGSLLWRADVRAALQQADLVIPSLDAADEVAFQVVNRPHAALSAEQVWRGLAEFRRDYRGAYWLEVFLIDGPASAAPRVRQLVERVGQLGADRVQLNTATRPPAESWVTPVSPERLAEIARAFTPPAEVIGPHPVSACAALGRVTREAVVALLQRRPCTLADIATGLAAHRHEVIKILDGLMTDRRVGVEMVGEQACFMLRK from the coding sequence ATGCAACACGTGTTCGGTCCGGTAGCGTCGCGTCGCCTTGGCCGCTCGCTGGGCATCGACGTCGTGCCGTACAAAACGTGCACGTTCGACTGCGTCTATTGCCAACTGGGCCGCACGACCTGCCAGACGATCGAGCGGCAAGCGTGGTTTACACCGGACGAGATCCTGGCGGACGTGCGCCGCGGGCTCGACGCCCGCCCGGACTATGTGACGATCGGCGGCTCCGGCGAACCGACGCTCTACGCCGGTCTCGCCGAGCTGATTTCGGAACTCAAACGGTTGACCACGACTCCCGTGGCGGTGTTGACCAATGGTTCCCTGCTGTGGCGTGCCGACGTACGTGCGGCGCTGCAACAGGCCGATCTCGTCATCCCATCGCTCGACGCGGCGGACGAGGTTGCGTTTCAGGTGGTGAATCGACCCCACGCGGCGCTCTCCGCGGAGCAGGTCTGGCGCGGGTTGGCGGAGTTCCGGCGCGACTACCGCGGGGCGTATTGGCTGGAGGTGTTCCTCATCGACGGGCCGGCCAGCGCTGCGCCGCGCGTGCGCCAACTGGTTGAGCGTGTCGGCCAGCTGGGTGCTGACCGCGTGCAGTTGAACACGGCGACCCGCCCGCCGGCGGAATCCTGGGTCACGCCGGTCTCCCCGGAGCGTCTCGCCGAAATCGCACGGGCTTTCACGCCGCCAGCCGAGGTGATCGGGCCGCACCCCGTCTCCGCCTGCGCCGCGCTCGGCCGGGTGACGCGCGAGGCCGTGGTCGCGCTGCTGCAGCGTCGTCCCTGCACGCTGGCGGACATCGCCACCGGTCTGGCGGCTCATCGGCATGAAGTGATCAAGATCCTGGATGGTTTGATGACCGACCGCCGAGTTGGCGTGGAGATGGTCGGCGAACAGGCCTGTTTCATGTTGCGCAAGTGA